A genomic window from Halorubrum lacusprofundi ATCC 49239 includes:
- a CDS encoding ABC transporter ATP-binding protein yields the protein MTILDVDNINTYYGNSHVLHGISLEINEGEVVTLLGRNGAGKTTTMRSIVGASPPRTGSITYRGEEISGLSPDEINELGISLVPEDRRVFPTLTVHENLRLAHNLASDPRPVEEMYELFPALDPLRKNDGQNLSGGEQQMVSVARALVQAPDVLLLDEPTEGLAPVIVDDLREIVQTVVDENVTVLLTEQNVDFAFDLAERGYIMDTGQIVFDGTVEEIRDRDDLLETYLSVGTADA from the coding sequence ATGACGATACTCGACGTCGACAACATTAACACGTACTACGGGAACAGCCACGTCCTCCACGGGATCTCACTCGAGATCAACGAGGGCGAAGTGGTGACGCTACTCGGGCGAAACGGCGCCGGAAAGACGACGACGATGCGCTCCATCGTCGGTGCGTCGCCGCCGCGAACCGGATCGATCACCTACCGGGGCGAGGAGATTTCCGGGCTCTCCCCCGACGAGATCAACGAACTCGGGATCTCACTCGTCCCGGAGGACCGGCGGGTGTTTCCTACTCTGACGGTCCACGAGAACCTCCGACTCGCGCACAACCTCGCGAGCGACCCGCGGCCGGTCGAGGAGATGTACGAACTGTTCCCGGCGCTCGATCCGTTGCGGAAAAACGACGGGCAGAACCTCAGCGGCGGCGAACAGCAGATGGTATCGGTCGCTCGCGCGCTGGTACAGGCGCCAGACGTGCTCCTGTTGGACGAGCCCACCGAGGGACTCGCGCCGGTCATCGTCGACGACCTCCGGGAGATCGTCCAGACGGTCGTCGACGAGAACGTGACCGTCCTCCTGACCGAACAGAACGTGGACTTCGCGTTCGATCTGGCGGAACGGGGCTACATCATGGACACCGGACAGATCGTGTTCGACGGCACCGTCGAGGAGATCCGCGACCGCGACGATCTCCTCGAAACGTATCTCTCCGTGGGGACTGCGGATGCCTGA